The Aspergillus fumigatus Af293 chromosome 3, whole genome shotgun sequence region AAATCGGCGTCGGGAATTCTAGTGACAGGTGTCCGAGGCCCATCGATAGAGCCACTGTTCGCTATACAAAAGATACCTAGGTACAAAGATATTCTCCCTCCCTAATTCATTGATTATCTACCTTCTCTTTTTGCTGCCAGTTGTTCTTTAATTTACTCTTGCAATCATGGTAGAGAACAGTGCTCAAATATGGCCAACCACCAACCGTTATCGGACGCCTCTCAAATATACCGGAAGCTACCAGAGGTAGTCGGCACGACAAAGTTCCTCGGTGCATGGGACAATAAAGGGCGGGGCTCCGCAATTTATATTATTGCTATTCCGCTGCTCTGCTGCTAGTCTGTCATTATTTGAGGTAATGATGATATCTACCTTGGGGTAGGATCATAGTACCTAGGAGGTAATATGATGCTCCCAGGTGCTTGACGTGTGCGGGTTGAGACCCATACTACTGAACAATGACCAGCTCACAAGGCCATTATTGGTGAGAATAACAATAGCTTCAACTGTTCATGTCAGCTCCCTCGATATCAGGAGCCTGACATTCACGTTACAGGGGTCGCGGTGCTTGACTTAAATAACCTTATTTTCACCTGGTCGCTTAGTCCGCCATGTTATGATGGTGGTACCTTCCACTGGTTTACTTTGTGTGCTTGAGTATTGAGGACTAcctatgtacggagtactgctCGGCAAGGGGGAAGCTGCAACATAAGCACAACATTTATTTGGTCTAAGTCGGAGGGAGAAATCGATTCTCAATATAAGAAATATGGTGACAGAATACCAACATATCTTTGCCCAATCCTCCAAGGAGTTCTCCAACCGATATCCGTCTATGAACGGAAGACTCCGAAGTAGCAATGGAGATCAAATGAAGCTTATCAGTTTTATCTTCACGTGACTTCCACTTTTTCCATCTCCACCTTTTCAATGTCTGTCGCCATCCACTTTGTAGGTCGTCGATTTACATTTCTGTAAGACAACTTTATCCTATACACCACGTTTTCCCTGTCATTCGCTTCGCACTTTGTCGTGTCTCAAAAAAGTCAATAATGCTATGCTAAGATTTCTCCGATCCGCAATGACTTCGCTCACGACACCCCGCGTTCCTATTCCCGTCAATGGTGTCGACTACCGTGGCAAAGTAGTCCTGGCACCGATGGTGCGTTCGGGAGAGCTGCCTTCACGCCTTCTCGCTCTCAAATACGGAGCGGATCTTGTCTGGGGTCCTGAAACGGTAGACCGATCGCTTATCGGAGCCACGCGCCGAGTGAACCCTCGCAACGGATGCATCGAATATATCAGATTCCCCTCGAACGGTGGCCGCCCAGACAAACCTGCTCAGGAGTCCATTCTGTACCGGATTGATCCCGTTCGGGAGAAGGGAAAATTGGTGTTCCAAATCGGTTCTGCAAACCCGGAGCTGGCCGTCGAAGCAGCAAAACTGGTCGCAGGCGACGTTGCGGGGATCGATTTGAACTCTGGATGTCCCAAACCTTTCAGTACGAGTGGTGGAATGGGAGCAGCTCTCCTACGGACCCCCGACAAGCTCGTCTCTATCCTTGAATCGCTTGTGCGGGAAGTCGGGAATCCTTATCAGATCGGCATCTCGGTCAAAATCCGTATCCTGGAGACCCCAGAGAAGACAGAAAGCCTTGTCAAGAGACTCGTTGCCACAGGTATCACAGGCTTGACTGTTCATTGCCGCACGACGCCGATGCGGCCTCGCGAACGCGCCATCCGCGACCAGTTGGCGATGATTGCGCGAATCTGTCGCGAGGCTGGTGTTGCATGCGTCATGAATGGCGACGTCACCTCTCGGGACGAAGCGCTTGCGCTTATGAAGGAATTTGGAGTGGACGGAGCTATGATAGCGACAGCGGCTGAGGCAAACCCGTCATGCTTCCGCTCCGAAGCAGAGGGTGGTCTACTCCCCTGGAGGGAGGTGGTCCACGACTATCTTCAAGCCGCTATTGAGTGCGAGAACCGCTTCGGCAACACCAAATTTCTTCTGAACATCCTCATCCCCGGGAAGAACAGGGAGTTCAAAGATGCCAAGACAGCAAAGTCTTACTCCGACTACTGCCACTTCCTCAAATTCGATGACCTACTTCCAGAGGCCGCCCAAGTGGACGAGATCCTCAATCTCACGGACAAGTCCGTTTATAAGAACAACGAAACGGAGGATTCTGCTCGCGATATCGCTGTCAAAAACGCCCTCGAGAATAACGAGACGGCTCGTGCGGTAAGCGGCGCGCCCAGGCCCAAAGCAGCCTCACCAGCCGTGAACGGAGGAGGTCCCATTCGCACCAGCTCCATCCCGACCCCGGTCAGGTCGAAGCCGGAAGATCATCCTATCGACATCACTGTCCCAGCTCCAGAGGTGGCTCAAAAGCAGGAACTTGCCGCATGAATATAACATCATCTTCCCCCTCTAGTCCCGTCCGGGGACTTTCCATCTcactccccttcttcctaTTTTTCGATACTACTGCATAGCTCGAGTTCTATATCTGCATGTTATGGTGTATGTAGGAATGACCTTCACTGGGTTTTCTTTGTCCGGAGTTTATTCTAGAGATCTGTTTATAgattcctttttttttttttcgtgAATATATTCATTCATCTTGGTTGAACGCAGAGTATATTCTATAATAATGAAACAGCAGTCTCTACATATTCCGATGGCGGAGAATAATCATATCGCCCCTGTATGTCGCAGTTTGTAGCATGGCACTGCTTAGGTCCCACAAAGGCGTGTAGTGCGGCCTTTGTCTTACGCACTGTTGCATGACAGGCTACAAACACTTTGTCCTTCACTCTCAGGGGGGACTTGTGCTACAGCAAAGGTAGAGCAACTATCCTatcaaatatatatagaggacCAAAGATCTCTGGTTAACCCAATGATGCTCCTATTACTCTAAGAATGTCACCAACTGCTACAGATGTTGGTGAATGCTATGGATGCTACCTAATAGAACCCCTGAAAAGCAAGACCAATGCTGGGAACCATTGAACCCTGCCAGATCCGACAATATGCACGTGTGACCCTGAACAATCCGATAACAAGATGATATGCAGATTGACTCGCTTGCAGCAGAACAGAAAACGCGTTCTAGACAGTAGACAGAAATCCAAGTCAAGATTAAATCCGGCTCAACTGTAACCGATGAATCTAGGACTGAAAGAGACTCAGGCGTTCGTGCTATCTGTCTTCACCTCCTCTTGCTTTGCAAGAAGCATATCTTCCACGACCTTCATTCCAGCTTCCTCAcccttcttgctctcggttTCGTCGCCTGCAACGGCCTGGTCGAGAGCCAACTTGGTTTGGCCAAGAGCGTAAATCTGCTCTTCGATCGTGTCCTTGGTGACAAGGCGGATGACTTCTACCTCCCTGGTCTGTCCAACACGATGTGCTCGGTTCTCCGCTTGCACATCTTCCTGTGGGTTAAAGCTGGAATCGAAGATGACGACTTTGTTCGCACAGGCCAGATTGATTCCCGCGCCACCAGCCTTCGTcgaaagaagaaacacagGAATGTCGGTTCGTTCATGGAAAGCATCTAGAATGGACTGACGATCCTCTACATTCGTCCGACCATCCAGGCGAACGAAACCCAGATGGAGAGTCTCAAGAACATGCTCGAGAATATCCATGACCAGAGTAAACTGGGAAAACACCAGTGTTCGATCCCCGTTCTCTTGGAACCGTTTGAGCAACTCGCAGAGTTTATCAACTTTTCCAGAGTTCATCCACTCTTCGTTTTTGAGGGCGAATTTCCCCAGGGAATGAGGGTGATTGAGACACAACTGATGACATTCAAAATCATTATAAGCCTGCAGCTCTTCGAAGATGATGTCGGGGTTCGATTGAGACCATTGCTCCTCCTTCAAGCAGGCCTTGGCCATACGACTGAGGATGGTGTCAGTGTAATGACGCCGGTATAACAGTGGATGTATAGCAGCCTGTCGAAGTTTCATCAGAATGTTGGCGGACCTGTTACCAGTCTTCTTTCCGGCGGCGCGGTCAGCAAGAAGCTGACgaacttcttccttttcatgCTCATAGATCTCCCTCTGGGCGCTGTTCAACTCGCAATATTCAACATGCGACGTCTTACGGGGCAGGTCGATGACTTGATGCTTCTTCCGCCTCAATACAAACGGCTTGAGCATGGATTTGGCCCGTTCAATGCGCTGCGCCGAGAGAAGCGTGGAGTGGGATTCATCCACTGTCTTCGCCTTATTTGCAAAGATATACTGGAGATCTTCCTTGCGCTCTTGAAAGACCTTTGGAAGAATGAAGCCCAGCAGTGAAGCCAGTTCTTGGAGATTGTTCTGCAACGGCGTTCCAGTCAAGAGAAGTCGAAAACGGGCTGGGATCCGTATCAGCTTCTCATACAACACTGATGTACTGCTCTTTAGCATATGTCCTTCATCATAGACACAGACACAGAAGTCCATGTTGCGCAAGAAGTGGGCGTCAACCTTCGCCTTTGCGACAGTGTAGGTGGTGATAATCACATTGATGTCATCACGGTTATCTTCAATGGTCTGACGGATCACGGCGCGTTCTGCTTGCCCTGCATAATAGGGCATGACAGACAATGTCGGACAAAATTTTTGAAACTCCCGAAGCCAATTCTCGATTGTTGACGACGGCACAACCACCAAGTGCGGTCCTTTTATGCCCTTTTCATACAGATGCGCTAAAAATGCAATGACCTGGCAGGTCTTTCCAAGGCCCATGTCATCGGCCAAAATGCAGCTCAACTGCTTCTCAAACAGCAAGGATAACCAGTTAATCCCCACTATTTGATAATCTTTCATCTTCAGGTCGTCATTCATGATACTGGGTTGGGAAATGAAACGAGACTTGCGTGAACCTGACGCAGGGCTATCGCTATCCTCGTCAGTACGCTGACTAGCGGGTGTCCCAATGCCAGAATCGTGCGACTCTTGGTTAATCGATACCAGATCCAATTCACCGTCCCGCTTTCCAAAGATATCAACACCCCAGTTCTTCATTTCTGCTGCAACGGGGCGTCCAAGCGCTTCGCATTTAGCGACCAAAGAATCCACCGCTTCATAACCCACCCACATATCGAGACATTTGTCCACGATCTTGTCGCCAATTGGCTTCGGCGTCTTCCTGCCCCTGGCGCCCCTTGGTTTTGTGTTTTGCTCCGTTGATGGAGCGGGTACAGCGCGGGCCTCGTCTAGGGACCTAAATGGACGGtgggagatgatgacttggGCAACATCCTCTGTCGTTGCAGCCAGATCTGCAAGCTCTACAGCCTGACACGTGTTGATGAACCTCAAAACCTTGATCTCGGATTCCACATTTTCCAATGCGTCGCCAACACCAGAATCAGAGTCGTCAGTCATGATCAAAGGTGCTTCAGGTGATTCCGAACGTGCGGGCGAAGGCTGCTTCCGTCCCTGTACCAGTCGTCCAGGCTTTTTCTTGGGAGGAGTCTCGGAACGAGCAGGACTTGGGGAAATACCACGACTCTTTGGTCCTCTCATCAGGCGTCTCCGtggctttgcttcttcctcgttcagCGGTTGTGGTTGCGACTGCGATTGGACCTTCTGGCTTGCCAGGTTCTTCTGCAAGTTCATGGCCGACCACTTATCCTGGATTGTCCCTCGAGCTTTAATGTTTTGCTTCGCTGGTGCGATCTGTTCAGCTTGTTGAGCTGTAATCAATTCATCGTCCGATGAACCAGGTGCATCCCGTTCCTCCGTATTTGCCAGATGATCCAATGCATCCTCATAATTTCCCCGCTTGAACACAAGAGCTTGCATGCAAGCTTGGACCGATTTCTGCGGCATCACTTTCAACATTCTCTCCACTTTGACCCTCATCTGGTAATCTTGAATGTCTTGTAATGATGTAACGGACACCTCCACTGGTTGCGCGCGGGAAGGGCCACTCTGTCTGGGCTTTTTAATGGGGATTCCTTTGGGGGTCGGGTCCATCTGGGAAGCAGACCGTTTGGCGCTTGGGTTGTAAATTGCGGAGGAGGTGATCTCCTTGAAGCGATCAAAAGAGGACGAAGAATTGGCACTAACTGGGGAATCCATGACTTTCTCGGGACTCCGCGATGTCTTGGTGAACATGGATGGTTTGATATCCGTGCTTCTTTTCAGCTGGGTGTCTTCGTCGGAAGAGCCACCGACGTATGTTGGGCCGTCATCGTCGAGATTTATGACGGGCGTACGTTTCGCAGGTCCGGCAGAGACAGGAGGGCAGAAACGCGTTCCAGGAGGTGCCATGGCATTGGAAAGGCGACCTCCCAGCGAGGCAGGAcgggaaggcgaggatgtcgGACCtgggggagaagaagcggcAACTTGGACTGTACTTTTGGCTGAATGAGGGACTTCAATGATTTGGGTCGGTTGAGTAAGTCGCTGAGAAGCAGGAGTCAACGATTGTGTTGCAAGTGATTGGAAATGCTGAGCGGCCACCGGAAGAGTGGCGATAGTCTCATATTCAGTATCATCCTTGACGCCGGTCGGAGGAGTACTACAGACAATCTTCCTGTCGCTGACGGGGGTATCAGGGACGGAATCGTCCATGTTGTCAATCGACAACAAGCTTTTTAAGCAATAAAGATCGAATTAAAGACGGACAAATCAGGCAGCAATGAAAGAGGAGCAAAACCCAACGGAGCACCAAAAGAGAGCTCgcctgcttctccagaatcCATTCCATCACTGTCTTTTTTTTCAACAAACGCGGCGGACGCGCCTTTGTCACGTGATTTGGCGCCTCAATTAAGACCAACTGGGAACAAGAACACATAGCCCTGTGAATAATGCGGCATCTATGAGCAAATCAATCAGGAAGAATAGAATAATACTCAATATTCTTATTGCCAGACGACAACATTAATCTTTCCTATGAATGTACTCATCTACCTCGAAATCAGTCGCCAGTATTCACCCGATTACCTTACACCATTGGACAAATCTGACCAATCAAATGACGCTGAGGAATGGCTTTTCCCATTCCATCAGCTCCGCTCAATGCGCTATTGTCCATACACCCCATAATAGCTTAAGCTACCTACCTTACTATGAAGTAACACTTTGACGAGTAGATGCATATTAAGTTCTCAATAGCTCAACCTTTCCTCTAGCATTTTCCTCATTAAGACAACTGATCTAGCTTATCtgaagaaagacaaaggactgtcatctcttcttcactaTTCTCCGGTTGTCGACAATTACATATtgaacctcctcctccgtctttGGACACCACGTCTACAACACCAAGACAACAGGTGCTTTCTCTCCCTTGATACCACTCATAATGACTAGCCGTCGCTCTCAAGAGAAATCCTATGCAGAGGCGGCTGCCGCACCGCCACCAAAAGAATCTGCCAGTTCTGACGTTACCCCTGCAGTTCCTGCGTAAGTAGT contains the following coding sequences:
- a CDS encoding DEAD/DEAH box helicase, giving the protein MDDSVPDTPVSDRKIVCSTPPTGVKDDTEYETIATLPVAAQHFQSLATQSLTPASQRLTQPTQIIEVPHSAKSTVQVAASSPPGPTSSPSRPASLGGRLSNAMAPPGTRFCPPVSAGPAKRTPVINLDDDGPTYVGGSSDEDTQLKRSTDIKPSMFTKTSRSPEKVMDSPVSANSSSSFDRFKEITSSAIYNPSAKRSASQMDPTPKGIPIKKPRQSGPSRAQPVEVSVTSLQDIQDYQMRVKVERMLKVMPQKSVQACMQALVFKRGNYEDALDHLANTEERDAPGSSDDELITAQQAEQIAPAKQNIKARGTIQDKWSAMNLQKNLASQKVQSQSQPQPLNEEEAKPRRRLMRGPKSRGISPSPARSETPPKKKPGRLVQGRKQPSPARSESPEAPLIMTDDSDSGVGDALENVESEIKVLRFINTCQAVELADLAATTEDVAQVIISHRPFRSLDEARAVPAPSTEQNTKPRGARGRKTPKPIGDKIVDKCLDMWVGYEAVDSLVAKCEALGRPVAAEMKNWGVDIFGKRDGELDLVSINQESHDSGIGTPASQRTDEDSDSPASGSRKSRFISQPSIMNDDLKMKDYQIVGINWLSLLFEKQLSCILADDMGLGKTCQVIAFLAHLYEKGIKGPHLVVVPSSTIENWLREFQKFCPTLSVMPYYAGQAERAVIRQTIEDNRDDINVIITTYTVAKAKVDAHFLRNMDFCVCVYDEGHMLKSSTSVLYEKLIRIPARFRLLLTGTPLQNNLQELASLLGFILPKVFQERKEDLQYIFANKAKTVDESHSTLLSAQRIERAKSMLKPFVLRRKKHQVIDLPRKTSHVEYCELNSAQREIYEHEKEEVRQLLADRAAGKKTGNRSANILMKLRQAAIHPLLYRRHYTDTILSRMAKACLKEEQWSQSNPDIIFEELQAYNDFECHQLCLNHPHSLGKFALKNEEWMNSGKVDKLCELLKRFQENGDRTLVFSQFTLVMDILEHVLETLHLGFVRLDGRTNVEDRQSILDAFHERTDIPVFLLSTKAGGAGINLACANKVVIFDSSFNPQEDVQAENRAHRVGQTREVEVIRLVTKDTIEEQIYALGQTKLALDQAVAGDETESKKGEEAGMKVVEDMLLAKQEEVKTDSTNA
- a CDS encoding tRNA-dihydrouridine(20) synthase (NAD(+)), whose product is MLRFLRSAMTSLTTPRVPIPVNGVDYRGKVVLAPMVRSGELPSRLLALKYGADLVWGPETVDRSLIGATRRVNPRNGCIEYIRFPSNGGRPDKPAQESILYRIDPVREKGKLVFQIGSANPELAVEAAKLVAGDVAGIDLNSGCPKPFSTSGGMGAALLRTPDKLVSILESLVREVGNPYQIGISVKIRILETPEKTESLVKRLVATGITGLTVHCRTTPMRPRERAIRDQLAMIARICREAGVACVMNGDVTSRDEALALMKEFGVDGAMIATAAEANPSCFRSEAEGGLLPWREVVHDYLQAAIECENRFGNTKFLLNILIPGKNREFKDAKTAKSYSDYCHFLKFDDLLPEAAQVDEILNLTDKSVYKNNETEDSARDIAVKNALENNETARAVSGAPRPKAASPAVNGGGPIRTSSIPTPVRSKPEDHPIDITVPAPEVAQKQELAA